A genomic region of Cotesia glomerata isolate CgM1 linkage group LG9, MPM_Cglom_v2.3, whole genome shotgun sequence contains the following coding sequences:
- the LOC123272217 gene encoding uncharacterized protein LOC123272217 codes for MSIHFGCTNETSFTAVYIFRTDPLSAQVLLATALVQVRPHHGNPITARVLIDQGSELSFMRQSLFKKLGQPLQRDMVMLKGIGNVSAGSSLGVSTIELRSLCTTASMHVSMHILPTLTVDLPSFVIADPKWPHLENLKLADPQYLQPRPVDIILGASPAAQIMNAEIQRGPRNAPIAQSTTLGWIVYGAVTAKHASTSHAALHASVDTELQDAIAKFWEQEEVPSGNSPLNTAEEDECEIHFRQTHYRQPDGRYVVRLPLKALESQLGDSINAAMGSLRRLITRLSREREYSDMYRAFMAEYIQLGHMVRVPVNELPANAYFLPHHGVLKLDSTTTKLRTVFNGSCATSTGISLNDILHAGPKTQIDIFDVMLRIRCSRILFATDITKMFRQIEVDSLDWPLQCILWIDENDLIDAYCLKTVTYGTASAPFDAVRVLIQLVKDEGHRFPLAVAPMLKTRYVDDIYGGADNEEDAIKAAVQTKALCAAGCFPLAKWASNSPRLLAEVAPEKQLDTPLKEISDAPVKVLGMYWNSRTDALQFKYTLPPDTPKTKRAILSEIAKLYDPLGLLAPIVVKAKIFMQNLWLDRVSWDEQLSPSLIHKWTGYREDLRNIESIRIPRWNNIAPGATMELHGFSDASQNAMAAAVYLRVTDADGNTKVSLLCSKTQVAPLKTMTIPRLELSAAWLLTQLILHVKEVQSLENVRINLWTDSAVTLAWIKSPAIRWKTFVRNRVGKIQETLRDVSWKFIPGKQNPADCASRGIPTLKLKQHALWWHGPTWLHEPESSWPTLEPPKDNATHREERQGLTLVTWKAENCLLQQLLSHYTQLFPLLRKLSIWHRAIDRFKRVPQSSLTYPLTPSDLERAKLTLIKFTQGQYFAREIHTLQDGDGLPKNNSITKLTPFIDHQGVLRVGGRLKNALLDPEERHPAILPRQSPLTSILIDDSHRKTLHGGTQLTLADLRKTVWIIGGRVPVRSFILRCVICTRHRGERAQQLMGQLPAARVQPTRAFLHTGLDYAGPITLKTFQGRGAKTYKGWIAVFVCMFSSAVHLELVTDYTAAAFIAAYRRFTSRRGADKELKRLFAAGSRTLRELSTLIAQDGTNWKFNPPGAPHFGGKWEAAVKSIKFHLRRTIGDSLLTLEQYSTLLAQIEAILNSRPLTPLNEDPADLAVLTPGHFLIGQSLTAIPEPSLTDLQPARLSHWEQVQQMVQHFWKRYYQDCIHRYQAISKWHHRRNQIKVGSVVLITTEDLPPTKWPLAKVIAVHPGEDGQIRVVTVKTVNTELVRPITKLCVLPLTHEEDDLVDAAANPGENVR; via the exons ATGTCCATCCATTTTGGATGCACCAACGAAACCAGCTTCACCGCAGTCTACATCTTCCGCACAGATCCGCTTTCCGCTCAAGTATTGCTAGCTACCGCTTTAGTCCAGGTCCGCCCACATCATGGTAATCCAATCACCGCCAGAGTGTTGATTGATCAAGGTTCAGAGCTCTCATTTATGAGACAGTCGCTCTTCAAGAAGCTTGGACAACCGCTACAGCGTGACATGGTCATGCTCAAGGGCATTGGCAATGTCTCCGCAGGAAGCTCACTAGGTGTGAGCACAATTGAGCTTCGTTCGCTGTGTACGACCGCATCAATGCATGTCAGCATGCATATTCTACCAACACTGACGGTAGATCTTCCATCGTTCGTGATCGCTGATCCGAAATGGCCGCATCTTGAGAATCTCAAGCTCGCTGACCCGCAGTATCTACAGCCACGCCCTGTAGATATTATTCTAGGTGCATCACCAGCCGCACAGATTATGAACGCAGAGATTCAACGAGGACCTCGCAATGCTCCTATTGCACAATCCACCACGCTTGGTTGGATTGTCTATGGAGCTGTCACCGCTAAACACGCTTCAACATCACACGCAGCACTACATGCGTCAGTAGATACTGAATTACAAGACGCTATCGCTAAGTTTTGGGAACAGGAAGAAGTTCCATCTGGAAATTCACCGCTCAACACCGCTGAAGAAGACGAGTGTGAAATTCACTTTCGTCAAACGCATTATCGACAGCCTGATGGACGCTACGTAGTGAGATTACCGCTTAAAGCCCTTGAGAGTCAACTTGGCGACTCTATCAACGCAGCTATGGGGTCACTCCGCAGATTAATAACTCGCTTGTCGCGAGAAAGAGAATATTCTGACATGTATCGTGCATTCATGGCAGAATACATTCAACTAGGACACATGGTACGAGTACCAGTCAACGAATTGCCCGCAAACGCTTACTTCTTGCCTCACCATGGGGTATTGAAGCTTGATAGTACCACTACGAAGCTCCGCACAGTGTTCAATGGTTCCTGTGCAACATCTACAGGAATTTCATTGAACGACATTCTCCACGCAGGACCCAAAAcgcaaattgacatttttgatgtGATGTTGAGAATCCGTTGCAGCAGGATTCTATTCGCTACTGACATCACCAAGATGTTCAGACAGATTGAGGTCGACTCGCTTGATTGGCCGCTTCAGTGCATTCTCTGGATAGATGAGAATGACTTAATAGACGCTTACTGTCTCAAGACAGTCACATACGGAACCGCTAGTGCACCTTTTGACGCTGTACGTGTGCTTATCCAACTAGTAAAGGATGAAGGACACCGCTTTCCGCTAGCTGTTGCTCCAATGTTGAAAACACGCTACGTAGATGATATCTACGGTGGAGCAGACAACGAAGAAGACGCTATCAAGGCTGCAGTACAAACAAAAGCTCTGTGTGCAGCAGGCTGCTTCCCGCTTGCCAAATGGGCTAGCAATAGCCCACGGTTACTCGCTGAAGTCGCTCCAGAAAAGCAGCTGGATACACCGCTTAAAGAAATCAGTGATGCACCAGTAAAAGTCCTGGGCATGTACTGGAATTCACGCACTGACGCTCTCCAGTTCAAGTACACGCTACCGCCAGATACGCCTAAGACAAAGAGAGCTATTTTGTCTGAAATCGCTAAACTGTATGATCCGCTAGGACTTCTCGCACCAATAGTCGTCAAAGCCAAGATCTTTATGCAAAATCTGTGGCTAGATAGAGTGTCATGGGATGAACAATTGTCACCATCACTCATTCACAAATGGACTGGATACCGCGAGGATCTTCGAAACATCGAATCCATCCGCATTCCACGCTGGAATAATATAGCACCTGGAGCAACTATGGAATTGCACGGGTTCTCAGACGCTTCGCAAAACGCTATGGCTGCCGCTGTTTATTTGAGAGTCACTGACGCTGATGGGAACACAAAGGTCTCACTTCTGTGTTCAAAAACGCAAGTAGCACCGCTGAAGACCATGACAATCCCACGCTTGGAATTATCTGCCGCATGGTTGCTAACACAACTGATACTTCATGTTAAAGAAGTTCAGTCGCTTGAAAATGTCAGGATCAATCTCTGGACTGACTCCGCCGTGACTCTCGCATGGATTAAAAGTCCAGCAATCCGCTGGAAGACATTCGTCCGCAATAGAGTGGGAAAAATCCAAGAAACGCTTCGAGATGTCTCCTGGAAATTCATTCCAGGAAAACAAAACCCCGCTGACTGCGCTTCAAGAGGTATACCTACGCTAAAACTGAAACAACACGCTCTCTGGTGGCATGGACCAACTTGGCTTCATGAACCAGAATCCTCTTGGCCCACTCTGGAGCCTCCAAAAGACAACGCAACGCATCGAGAAGAACGCCAAGGTCTGACACTAGTAACTTGGAAAGCAGAAAATTGCCTGCTCCAACAATTACTGTCGCATTACACGCAGCTGTTTCCACTGCTACGGAAGCTTAGCATCTGGCATCGTGCCATCGACCGCTTTAAAAGAGTTCCACAATCTTCGCTGACCTACCCGCTTACTCCATCAGACCTGGAGCGCGCTAAATTGACCTTGATTAAGTTCACTCAAGGACAATACTTCGCTAGAGAGATTCACACGCTACAAGATGGTGATGGTCTGCCTAAAAATAACAGCATCACTAAGCTGACTCCGTTCATCGACCATCAGGGGGTCCTGAGAGTCGGTGGCCGCTTGAAAAACGCATTGCTGGACCCAGAAGAGAGGCATCCAGCGATTCTACCGCGACAATCACCGcttacatcaattttgattGATGATTCGCACCGCAAAACGCTTCACGGAGGTACTCAGCTTACGCTCGCTGACTTACGCAAGACTGTCTGGATCATTGGAGGCCGTGTTCCAGTcagatcatttattttacgctGCGTTATCTGCACGAGACACCGTGGAGAACGCGCTCAACAGTTGATGGGTCAACTACCCGCCGCACGAGTACAGCCAACTCGAGCCTTCTTGCATACAGGACTCGACTACGCTGGACCTATCACGCTGAAAACGTTTCAAGGACGTGGAGCAAAAACATACAAAGGCTGGATTGCAGTCTTTGTATGCATGTTCAGTTCAGCTGTACACTTAGAGCTAGTAACTGACTACACCGCTGCCGCTTTCATCGCCGCTTATCGCCGCTTCACTAGTCGCCGAG GAGCAGATAAAGAGCTGAAACGACTATTCGCTGCAGGATCCCGTACATTACGAGAATTATCAACCTTGATCGCTCAAGATGGCACGAACTGGAAATTCAATCCGCCTGGAGCTCCACATTTTGGAGGAAAATGGGAAGCCGCTGtgaaatctatcaaatttcaCCTTCGAAGAACAATCGGAGACTCGCTGTTGACGCTTGAGCAATATTCAACGCTACTGGCTCAAATTGAAGCCATATTGAATTCCAGACCGCTCACACCGCTGAATGAAGATCCTGCTGACCTGGCTGTACTGACTCCAGGTCACTTCTTAATCGGACAGTCACTGACCGCTATCCCAGAGCCATCGCTGACAGATTTACAACCTGCTCGGCTCTCGCACTGGGAACAAGTCCAGCAAATGGTTCAACATTTCTGGAAACGCTACTACCAGGACTGCATCCACCGCTACCAGGCCATTTCAAAGTGGCATCATCGACGCAACCAGATCAAGGTGGGTTCAGTAGTACTGATCACCACTGAGGATCTCCCGCCAACCAAGTGGCCATTAGCCAAAGTAATTGCTGTCCATCCAGGTGAAGATGGACAAATCCGCGTAGTAACTGTTAAGACAGTTAACACAGAGCTGGTACGTCCAATTACAAAGCTCTGTGTCCTGCCGCTAACGCATGAAGAAGATGATCTTGTCGACGCAGCCGCCAACCCGGGGGAGaatgttcggtga
- the LOC123272218 gene encoding uncharacterized protein LOC123272218 encodes MLHIFCYKTIQRNRILLRKEIAGWFKKDLKFNDNYVVHWDGKLLSDIVGADVVDRLPILLTSSGAEQLLGIPKIGAGTGIEQASAVNSTLKHWGVSDYVKAVCFDTAYTNTGIHRGAGVELENLLGRKLIWLPCRHHVIELLIKGVLKYTGQRKMAQMFQFLVDSKIIGTR; translated from the exons ATGCTACATATATTTTG CTATAAAACTATCCAACGAAATCGTATACTTCTTCGAAAAGAAATAGCTGGATGGTTCAAAAAAGACTTAAAGTTCAATGATAATTACGTAGTTCATTGGGATGGTAAATTGTTAAGCGATATTGTTGGCGCAGATGTTGTAGATAGACTCCCAATTCTTCTGACATCGTCTGGCGCTGAACAATTATTAGGCATTCCAAAAATTGGAGCAGGAACTGGAATTGAGCAAGCTTCAGCAGTAAACTCAACTTTGAAGCATTGGGGTGTCAGTGATTATGTCAAAGCGGTGTGCTTTGATACTGCATATACAAATACAG GCATTCATCGTGGCGCTGGCGTAGAACTAGAGAATCTTTTAGGGCGAAAGCTCATTTGGTTGCCATGTCGTCATCACGTCATTGAACTACTCATTAAAGGTGTTTTGAAGTATACTGGCCAACGCAAAATGGCCCAAATGTTTCAATTTTTGGtagattcaaaaataattggaaCAAGATAG
- the LOC123271903 gene encoding uncharacterized protein LOC123271903 translates to MTTEKINLIGVPIAKINGRKLPTIKEVLLLFFYHHKVLHLKVNESAKKTANIVQDCWKNLQILTSGLRNTINKILEFFKKWQLLQCNKKRIKSQAQKQKEVSFEQKIQQLFNIAGKNGLRSLNGEINNFSAQKLLNQPEISDNSSSPETSRKYVEIMETDEIEIDLVNDNNNNEITPSQELLTSSQSTISQISNVSDFETELLSEKKYQK, encoded by the exons ATGAcaaccgaaaaaattaatttgattggtGTTCCAATAGCTAAAATTAATGGTCGTAAACTTCCCACTATAAaagaagttttattattatttttttatcatcacaaAGTTCTTCATCTAAAAGTCAATGAAAGTGCAAAAAAAACTGCAAATATAGTTCAAGattgttggaaaaatttacaaattttaacctCCGGGCTTCGAAATACGATTAACAAAATACttgagtttttcaaaaaatggcAATTATTGCAGTGCAAtaagaaaagaataaaatcacaagctcaaaaacaaaaagaagtgagttttgaacaaaaaattcaacagttATTTAATATCGCTGGAAAAAACGGTCTAAGAAGTTTGAATGGAGAGATCAACAACTTTTCGGCTCAGAAACTATTGAATCAACCAGAAATTTCTGATAACTCCAGTTCACCAGAAACTTCGAGAAAATATGTTGAAATTATGGAAACCGATGAGATAG AAATAGATTTggttaatgataataataataatgaaattacacCTAGTCAAGAGTTACTAACATCGTCGCAGTCAACTATCAgtcaaatttcaaatgtttCCGATTTTGAAACAGAATTGttgtctgaaaaaaaataccaaaaataa
- the LOC123271829 gene encoding polyphosphoinositide phosphatase isoform X2 — MESSEPNIIFHPMISSIQKIALYETKSRFYLMGSNNNLTRFRVLKIDRMEPRDLVVVDDKMEYTQDEIADLVTMIDIGNRSSNNSGNSKLIGQRNKASGVARIVSAFGIVGFVRFLEGYYIILVTKRRRVAVIGHHTIYKIEDTSMIYIPNDTVRIFHPDEQRYVKMFQSIDLSSNFYFSYSYDLTHTLQNNLAPPKHIFNNNNNNTDINDSQDEDNLDEKLINMWTQMTFKNKKIVDYGVRSNPNRRFVWNNHLLNPVERDLHRDWILYITHGFIGQSNVCIFGKSIYITLIARRSNKYAGTRFLKRGANSTGDVANEVETEQIVYDSAVSSLHSGRFTSFVQMRGSVPGNWSQDISKMVPKPTISCDLADPFYEIAGAHFNQLLQRYGTPTIILSLVKKREKKKHESTLSDELTSAVKYLNQFLAPENQLQYVSFDMARMNKGKEAKVMSRLANIANNAVIKTGIFQSQVPYYSQKKLFLDNTPVVRNCKLNEDVYDKITESFIKKGTLQTGIIRTNCVDCLDRTNTAQFAIGKCALGYQLCALGVLDSAKLEFDSDCVRMLEELYEDHGDTLALQYGGSQLVHRIKTYRKTAPWTSQGNDIMQTLSRYYSNTFSDQEKQHTINLFLGLFTPEEGRAPLWELLTDYYLHHTPIFRRTKLLTQWWDKNTIRCLPYAYDDIEKTCWEMVQVDSIQEEMIDVYSDYHRLYELVPLSEMYAYQISHSIRDFMPHFTTNYSPFAVRVRPGRRREETGNKRNGNIKNPSMTGQSSTSSTASSASSSVDTSSDDEDDDLVVVRHQRSDLSNRDSRETNASSVSFEALFPAMKEVYGVELENPRRSDLVLYKRFVMIGRNTAGVKEHTSSIQRAKMVQQVTFPDVVNLSRKKTESFKLPKVDDTSVSIYEQYVQRGKNGGFIPNPTDMILYEKYTYESKLCHGI; from the exons atggaATCGAGTGAGCCAAATATTATCTTTCATCCGATGATTTCGtcaatacaaaaaattgcactttatGAAACTAAATCT aGGTTTTACTTGATGGGttcgaataataatttaactcgATTCCGAGTTTTGAAAATAGACCGAATGGAACCAAGAGACCTGGTGGTTGTGGATGATAAAATGGAATACACTCAAGATGAAATAGCTGATCTGGTCACCATGATCGATATCGGGAATCGCAGCAGTAATAATAGTGGCAATAGCAAATTAATTGGCCAGAGAAATAAAGCGAGTGGTGTGGCTCGTATTGTATCTGCTTTTGGCATTGTCG gTTTTGTAAGATTTCTAGAAGGCTATTACATAATCCTTGTAACAAAGCGTCGCCGAGTAGCAGTGATTGGTCATCACACAATTTACAAAATCGAGGACACATCAATGATCTACATTCCCAATGACACGGTTAGAATTTTTCATCCTGATGAACAGCGCTACGTCAAGATGTTCCAAAGCATCGATTTGAGCAGCAACTTTTACTTCAGCTACTCCTACGATTTGACCCATACACTTCAAAATAATCTCGCTCCACCGAAGCACATcttcaacaacaacaataacaacaccGACATAAACGACTCTCAAGATGAAGACAACCtggatgaaaaattgataaacatGTGGACGCAAATGACCtttaaaaacaagaaaatagtCGACTACGGTGTGCGTAGCAACCCAAATCGCAGATTCGTGTGGAACAATCACTTGTTGAATCCCGTGGAACGCGACCTGCACCGTGATTGGATTCTCTACATAACCCACGGATTCATCGGCCAATCTAATGTCTGCATATTTGGTAAATCGATTTACATAACTTTAATTGCACGTCGCAGTAACAAATACGCAGGAACGCGGTTCCTAAAAAGAGGCGCGAATTCCACTGGAGATGTCGCTAATGAAGTCGAAACAGAACAAATAGTTTACGATTCTGCGGTAAGTTCGCTTCACAGCGGAAGGTTCACTTCGTTCGTTCAAATGCGGGGCTCTGTCCCAGGGAACTGGAGTCAGGACATCAGCAAAATGGTTCCTAAACCCACTATTTCGTGTGACCTTGCAGATCCATTTTATGAAATAGCAGGCGCGCATTTTAATCAACTCCTCCAGCGCTATGGAACACCCACAATTATTCTGAGCTTAGTGAAGAAACGAGAAAAGAAGAAACATGAGAGCACTTTGAGCGACGAGCTAACATCTGCCGTGAAATATTTGAACCAATTCTTAGCTCCTGAAAATCAACTGCAATACGTGAGTTTTGACATGGCGCGCATGAACAAGGGTAAGGAGGCCAAGGTTATGAGCCGGCTGGCAAATATTGCGAATAATGCTGTGATCAAAACTGGAATTTTTCAATCGCAAGTGCCGTATTATAGCCAGAAGAAATTATTCCTGGATAATACACCGGTAGTaagaaattgtaaattaaatgaagACGTATATGACAAAATAACTGAGtcgtttataaaaaaaggaaCGTTGCAGACAGGAATTATTCGCACAAACTGCGTGGATTGTTTGGATAGAACCAACACTGCGCAGTTCGCGATTGGAAAGTGCGCATTAGGGTATCAGTTATGCGCGCTGGGAGTTTTGGACTCGGCAAAACTTGAGTTTGATTCTGATTGCGTGAGAATGTTGGAAGAGTTGTATGAAGATCATGGTGATACGCTAGCGCTGCAGTACGGAGGTTCCCAGCTAGTCCATAGGATTAAGACGTACCGGAAAACAGCGCCGTGGACTAGTCAAGGAAATGACATCATGCAGACGCTGAGCAGGTATTACAGTAATACGTTCAGCGATCAGGAGAAACAGCACACGATCAACTTGTTTTTGGGATTGTTTACTCCTGAAGAAGGTCGCGCGCCTTTGTGGGAGCTGTTGACAGATTATTACTTACATCATACACCAATTTTTAGGAGAACGAAGTTGCTGACGCAGTGGTGGGACAAAAATACCATCAGGTGTTTACCGTATGCTTATGATGATATTGAGAAGACTTGCTGGGAAATGGTTCAG GTGGATAGTATACAAGAAGAAATGATTGACGTGTACTCAGACTATCATCGGCTATATGAATTAGTCCCGCTGTCAGAAATGTACGCGTACCAAATAAGCCACTCGATAAGAGATTTTATGCCACATTTCACTACCAATTACAGCCCTTTTGCAGTTCGAGTTCGACCTGGAAGACGAAGAGAAGAAACGGGAAACAAGCGGAATGGTAATATCAAAAATCCCTCAATGACGGGACAAAGTAGCACCAGTAGCACCGCTTCCAGTGCCAGTTCTAGCGTCGACACTAGCTCTGACGATGAAGATGATGACCTGGTGGTTGTTCGTCACCAAAGAAGTGATCTTTCAAACAGAGACTCTAGGGAAACCAATGCTAGCTCAGTAAGTTTCGAAGCGCTCTTTCCTGCCATGAAAGAAGTTTATGGTGTGGAATTAGAAAATCCGCGACGCAGTGATCTAGTTTTGTACAAGCGGTTTGTTATGATCGGTCGCAACACTGCGGGGGTAAAAGAACATACTTCGAGTATTCAGAGAGCGAAAATGGTTCAGCAAGTTACTTTTCCGGATGTTGTTAATTTGAGCAGGAAGAAAACTGAGAGTTTCAAGCTGCCGAAGGTTGATGATACTAGTGTCAGTATTTATGAACAATATGTACAGAGAGGGAAG aacgGAGGATTTATTCCCAACCCAACAGATATGATCCTCTACGAAAAATATACTTACGAAAGCAAATTATGTCACGGTATTTAG
- the LOC123271829 gene encoding polyphosphoinositide phosphatase isoform X1, producing the protein MESSEPNIIFHPMISSIQKIALYETKSRFYLMGSNNNLTRFRVLKIDRMEPRDLVVVDDKMEYTQDEIADLVTMIDIGNRSSNNSGNSKLIGQRNKASGVARIVSAFGIVDKKQQYNLIYHKPTKTNFSWKSTWNKDCFPRLISAFGIVGFVRFLEGYYIILVTKRRRVAVIGHHTIYKIEDTSMIYIPNDTVRIFHPDEQRYVKMFQSIDLSSNFYFSYSYDLTHTLQNNLAPPKHIFNNNNNNTDINDSQDEDNLDEKLINMWTQMTFKNKKIVDYGVRSNPNRRFVWNNHLLNPVERDLHRDWILYITHGFIGQSNVCIFGKSIYITLIARRSNKYAGTRFLKRGANSTGDVANEVETEQIVYDSAVSSLHSGRFTSFVQMRGSVPGNWSQDISKMVPKPTISCDLADPFYEIAGAHFNQLLQRYGTPTIILSLVKKREKKKHESTLSDELTSAVKYLNQFLAPENQLQYVSFDMARMNKGKEAKVMSRLANIANNAVIKTGIFQSQVPYYSQKKLFLDNTPVVRNCKLNEDVYDKITESFIKKGTLQTGIIRTNCVDCLDRTNTAQFAIGKCALGYQLCALGVLDSAKLEFDSDCVRMLEELYEDHGDTLALQYGGSQLVHRIKTYRKTAPWTSQGNDIMQTLSRYYSNTFSDQEKQHTINLFLGLFTPEEGRAPLWELLTDYYLHHTPIFRRTKLLTQWWDKNTIRCLPYAYDDIEKTCWEMVQVDSIQEEMIDVYSDYHRLYELVPLSEMYAYQISHSIRDFMPHFTTNYSPFAVRVRPGRRREETGNKRNGNIKNPSMTGQSSTSSTASSASSSVDTSSDDEDDDLVVVRHQRSDLSNRDSRETNASSVSFEALFPAMKEVYGVELENPRRSDLVLYKRFVMIGRNTAGVKEHTSSIQRAKMVQQVTFPDVVNLSRKKTESFKLPKVDDTSVSIYEQYVQRGKNGGFIPNPTDMILYEKYTYESKLCHGI; encoded by the exons atggaATCGAGTGAGCCAAATATTATCTTTCATCCGATGATTTCGtcaatacaaaaaattgcactttatGAAACTAAATCT aGGTTTTACTTGATGGGttcgaataataatttaactcgATTCCGAGTTTTGAAAATAGACCGAATGGAACCAAGAGACCTGGTGGTTGTGGATGATAAAATGGAATACACTCAAGATGAAATAGCTGATCTGGTCACCATGATCGATATCGGGAATCGCAGCAGTAATAATAGTGGCAATAGCAAATTAATTGGCCAGAGAAATAAAGCGAGTGGTGTGGCTCGTATTGTATCTGCTTTTGGCATTGTCG ATAAAAAACAGCAATATAATTTAATCTATCATAAACCgactaaaacaaatttttcatggAAATCGACTTGGAATAAGGATTGTTTTCCGCGGTTAATATCTGCTTTTGGTATTGTCG gTTTTGTAAGATTTCTAGAAGGCTATTACATAATCCTTGTAACAAAGCGTCGCCGAGTAGCAGTGATTGGTCATCACACAATTTACAAAATCGAGGACACATCAATGATCTACATTCCCAATGACACGGTTAGAATTTTTCATCCTGATGAACAGCGCTACGTCAAGATGTTCCAAAGCATCGATTTGAGCAGCAACTTTTACTTCAGCTACTCCTACGATTTGACCCATACACTTCAAAATAATCTCGCTCCACCGAAGCACATcttcaacaacaacaataacaacaccGACATAAACGACTCTCAAGATGAAGACAACCtggatgaaaaattgataaacatGTGGACGCAAATGACCtttaaaaacaagaaaatagtCGACTACGGTGTGCGTAGCAACCCAAATCGCAGATTCGTGTGGAACAATCACTTGTTGAATCCCGTGGAACGCGACCTGCACCGTGATTGGATTCTCTACATAACCCACGGATTCATCGGCCAATCTAATGTCTGCATATTTGGTAAATCGATTTACATAACTTTAATTGCACGTCGCAGTAACAAATACGCAGGAACGCGGTTCCTAAAAAGAGGCGCGAATTCCACTGGAGATGTCGCTAATGAAGTCGAAACAGAACAAATAGTTTACGATTCTGCGGTAAGTTCGCTTCACAGCGGAAGGTTCACTTCGTTCGTTCAAATGCGGGGCTCTGTCCCAGGGAACTGGAGTCAGGACATCAGCAAAATGGTTCCTAAACCCACTATTTCGTGTGACCTTGCAGATCCATTTTATGAAATAGCAGGCGCGCATTTTAATCAACTCCTCCAGCGCTATGGAACACCCACAATTATTCTGAGCTTAGTGAAGAAACGAGAAAAGAAGAAACATGAGAGCACTTTGAGCGACGAGCTAACATCTGCCGTGAAATATTTGAACCAATTCTTAGCTCCTGAAAATCAACTGCAATACGTGAGTTTTGACATGGCGCGCATGAACAAGGGTAAGGAGGCCAAGGTTATGAGCCGGCTGGCAAATATTGCGAATAATGCTGTGATCAAAACTGGAATTTTTCAATCGCAAGTGCCGTATTATAGCCAGAAGAAATTATTCCTGGATAATACACCGGTAGTaagaaattgtaaattaaatgaagACGTATATGACAAAATAACTGAGtcgtttataaaaaaaggaaCGTTGCAGACAGGAATTATTCGCACAAACTGCGTGGATTGTTTGGATAGAACCAACACTGCGCAGTTCGCGATTGGAAAGTGCGCATTAGGGTATCAGTTATGCGCGCTGGGAGTTTTGGACTCGGCAAAACTTGAGTTTGATTCTGATTGCGTGAGAATGTTGGAAGAGTTGTATGAAGATCATGGTGATACGCTAGCGCTGCAGTACGGAGGTTCCCAGCTAGTCCATAGGATTAAGACGTACCGGAAAACAGCGCCGTGGACTAGTCAAGGAAATGACATCATGCAGACGCTGAGCAGGTATTACAGTAATACGTTCAGCGATCAGGAGAAACAGCACACGATCAACTTGTTTTTGGGATTGTTTACTCCTGAAGAAGGTCGCGCGCCTTTGTGGGAGCTGTTGACAGATTATTACTTACATCATACACCAATTTTTAGGAGAACGAAGTTGCTGACGCAGTGGTGGGACAAAAATACCATCAGGTGTTTACCGTATGCTTATGATGATATTGAGAAGACTTGCTGGGAAATGGTTCAG GTGGATAGTATACAAGAAGAAATGATTGACGTGTACTCAGACTATCATCGGCTATATGAATTAGTCCCGCTGTCAGAAATGTACGCGTACCAAATAAGCCACTCGATAAGAGATTTTATGCCACATTTCACTACCAATTACAGCCCTTTTGCAGTTCGAGTTCGACCTGGAAGACGAAGAGAAGAAACGGGAAACAAGCGGAATGGTAATATCAAAAATCCCTCAATGACGGGACAAAGTAGCACCAGTAGCACCGCTTCCAGTGCCAGTTCTAGCGTCGACACTAGCTCTGACGATGAAGATGATGACCTGGTGGTTGTTCGTCACCAAAGAAGTGATCTTTCAAACAGAGACTCTAGGGAAACCAATGCTAGCTCAGTAAGTTTCGAAGCGCTCTTTCCTGCCATGAAAGAAGTTTATGGTGTGGAATTAGAAAATCCGCGACGCAGTGATCTAGTTTTGTACAAGCGGTTTGTTATGATCGGTCGCAACACTGCGGGGGTAAAAGAACATACTTCGAGTATTCAGAGAGCGAAAATGGTTCAGCAAGTTACTTTTCCGGATGTTGTTAATTTGAGCAGGAAGAAAACTGAGAGTTTCAAGCTGCCGAAGGTTGATGATACTAGTGTCAGTATTTATGAACAATATGTACAGAGAGGGAAG aacgGAGGATTTATTCCCAACCCAACAGATATGATCCTCTACGAAAAATATACTTACGAAAGCAAATTATGTCACGGTATTTAG